The proteins below come from a single Acidobacteriota bacterium genomic window:
- a CDS encoding DUF11 domain-containing protein: protein MARSHKHTRTHFLILCLPAIITAGISIPKAQGFARHYSTIAISKIRTVFRHDRSATDQQFKASGVERHSIGSFNTITVTGTADNADITLLAGNGTCDLREAIEAANTGAAVGECQAGVSGLDTIQFALGAGTPTIHIAAPLQDLNDSVMILGNTGGSTRIELDGSMAGASNGLNVIGGNSTIRSLVINGFNGNGINLSEVPGDTVTDCRIGVNAAGTAVVPNTGDGIHIDTQGNNNVIGGTVAGAGNLISGNGGGGITVILGLNNAIQGNLIGTDITGQMDFGNGGDGISLDTTTGNTIGGTTAVARNVISGNAGHGILISSANNNIVQGNFIGTTISGTAALRNDRNGVRLSGASNNAIGGIAAGAGNTIAFNGATGVFSPNGVGNAILGNSIFSNMNLGINFSDDLVTPNDPGDPDTGPNNLQNFPVLISVSGNVITASLNSTPSSTFRVEYFASTTCDPLGNGQGEVFLGARTVTTNAAGDTGNFTFTFTAQTGKNIFTMTATDQTTNDTSEFSACLANTLPTATTMAVARQQGSPGTVSTIATVNDAETPPGNIVVTVSNVPGITITGITNNGGMISANVTTDCSAAIGANSVGIQVLDGSGGVLNTTLTVNVTANTPPTLSYNSPQMVPAGGSLTVNPAAVPTDNGTFNITLLNTGTYTGGITVNPTTGAVMLTAAAPVGMHIITIRSTDNCMVMTAASFTVNVSPSAGGQTDLAITASGTPSAVLPDTSVIYTLTATNNGPADSTNTVVSDSLPAAFTVESITTSAGSCTGVGTNQVNCSLGTLITGSSATIRIQAHVPETCQPTSAVNAASISGALTDPVPGNNSATVTTTVQIGNLGPGNCIMSHQPPSDSKPGSVLFGGVFASGASGGPGGDPGNNTAVSLTNVHPSLGVVVHLFFVDGSTCSVADSFICLTPNQTTRFLMSDMDPGVVGYMMAMAVDGPPGTAGGHNTGCPISFNYLIGSAKIKMTNSPRREADLASESCASEFGSPLPGCDPNNPIAEIPFDGSPNGFNKLPLVLAASNIASRADGNDTMLILARIDGNWGTGLKPLGNIFGILYDDAETAYSFSFNVGACLFRSILSNTFPRTAPRFEQVIPAGRSGWMKLWSADGAAIMGAIINRNDNTNSLPNAFDGGHNLHVLRLNERVVVTVPVFPPSC, encoded by the coding sequence ATGGCTCGATCGCACAAACACACGCGTACACATTTTCTTATTCTTTGTCTGCCGGCAATCATCACCGCAGGAATATCCATTCCCAAAGCGCAAGGATTCGCACGCCATTATTCCACCATCGCGATTTCTAAAATTCGAACCGTCTTTCGGCACGATCGCTCCGCAACCGACCAACAGTTCAAAGCATCCGGCGTCGAGCGTCATTCCATTGGCAGCTTCAACACAATTACGGTCACGGGCACAGCGGATAACGCCGACATCACGCTGCTGGCGGGCAACGGCACCTGCGATTTGCGTGAAGCAATTGAAGCCGCCAACACAGGTGCGGCTGTCGGGGAATGCCAGGCGGGAGTATCGGGACTGGACACGATCCAATTTGCGCTTGGCGCGGGCACACCGACTATCCATATCGCTGCGCCGCTTCAAGACCTCAATGATTCAGTGATGATTCTGGGCAATACCGGCGGTTCGACACGAATCGAACTCGACGGTTCCATGGCGGGCGCTTCAAACGGTCTGAATGTCATTGGCGGCAACAGCACAATCCGCTCGTTAGTAATCAATGGTTTTAATGGAAACGGAATTAACCTGAGTGAAGTCCCCGGAGATACCGTGACCGACTGTCGCATTGGCGTCAACGCTGCCGGAACAGCCGTTGTACCCAACACAGGTGACGGAATTCATATTGACACGCAAGGAAACAACAACGTTATTGGCGGTACAGTAGCGGGTGCGGGCAATCTCATCTCCGGAAATGGCGGCGGCGGAATTACAGTTATTTTGGGGCTAAACAATGCGATTCAAGGAAATTTGATTGGCACGGATATCACTGGTCAGATGGATTTTGGCAACGGCGGTGATGGTATCAGCCTTGACACGACCACAGGGAACACGATTGGCGGAACAACGGCTGTCGCACGGAATGTCATTTCGGGAAATGCCGGGCATGGCATCCTCATTTCCAGCGCGAATAACAACATCGTTCAAGGTAATTTCATCGGTACAACAATTTCCGGAACAGCCGCTTTGAGGAACGATCGAAACGGCGTGCGGCTTAGCGGTGCTTCAAATAATGCAATTGGTGGAATTGCGGCGGGCGCTGGCAATACAATTGCGTTCAACGGAGCAACCGGTGTTTTTAGCCCCAATGGCGTAGGCAACGCAATCCTCGGCAATTCGATTTTCAGCAACATGAACCTGGGGATCAACTTCAGCGACGACCTTGTAACGCCGAACGATCCTGGCGACCCCGACACGGGGCCGAACAATTTGCAAAACTTTCCCGTTCTGATTTCTGTCAGCGGCAATGTCATTACCGCCTCACTCAATAGCACTCCGAGCTCTACTTTTCGTGTCGAATACTTTGCCAGCACCACCTGCGATCCCTTGGGCAATGGGCAAGGCGAGGTCTTTCTCGGCGCTCGCACCGTCACAACCAATGCCGCGGGAGATACCGGGAATTTTACGTTCACTTTCACTGCCCAGACAGGCAAAAACATTTTCACGATGACTGCGACCGATCAAACGACCAATGACACATCGGAATTTTCCGCTTGTTTGGCGAATACTCTGCCGACAGCCACAACCATGGCCGTCGCTCGCCAACAAGGCAGTCCCGGAACGGTTTCGACCATCGCGACAGTCAACGATGCGGAAACGCCGCCCGGCAACATTGTGGTCACCGTAAGCAACGTGCCCGGCATCACCATCACAGGCATCACCAACAACGGCGGGATGATTTCCGCCAACGTGACTACGGACTGTTCCGCAGCGATTGGCGCAAACTCCGTCGGAATCCAGGTTCTGGACGGCAGCGGAGGTGTGCTCAATACCACGTTGACAGTCAATGTCACAGCCAATACGCCGCCCACATTGAGCTACAACAGTCCGCAAATGGTTCCGGCTGGCGGTTCATTGACGGTCAATCCAGCCGCAGTGCCAACCGACAATGGAACGTTTAACATCACACTGTTGAACACCGGAACATACACGGGCGGCATTACTGTGAATCCGACAACCGGCGCTGTCATGCTGACGGCTGCGGCCCCGGTTGGCATGCACATCATCACCATTCGTTCCACTGACAATTGCATGGTAATGACCGCTGCAAGCTTTACGGTCAATGTTTCGCCGTCTGCTGGCGGTCAAACTGATTTGGCAATTACTGCCTCCGGCACGCCATCCGCTGTTCTCCCGGACACCAGCGTCATCTACACACTGACCGCTACAAACAATGGCCCCGCCGACAGTACGAACACCGTCGTCAGCGATTCTCTGCCCGCCGCTTTCACGGTTGAATCCATCACGACCTCGGCGGGAAGCTGTACTGGCGTTGGAACGAATCAGGTCAATTGCAGTCTGGGAACTCTGATCACCGGTAGTTCAGCAACGATCCGTATTCAGGCGCACGTCCCCGAAACTTGCCAACCGACATCCGCCGTCAACGCCGCCTCTATCAGTGGAGCGCTGACTGATCCTGTTCCTGGCAACAATTCGGCGACGGTCACAACCACTGTTCAGATCGGAAATTTAGGGCCGGGCAATTGCATTATGTCTCATCAACCGCCCAGCGACAGTAAACCAGGGTCAGTTTTATTCGGCGGCGTCTTTGCTTCCGGCGCATCAGGCGGGCCGGGCGGTGATCCCGGCAACAACACTGCCGTCAGTTTGACCAATGTGCATCCATCACTCGGCGTTGTCGTGCATTTGTTTTTTGTGGACGGTTCGACCTGTTCTGTCGCGGATTCCTTTATTTGTTTGACGCCGAATCAAACCACGCGCTTTTTGATGTCCGATATGGACCCAGGCGTCGTGGGATACATGATGGCGATGGCGGTTGACGGCCCGCCCGGAACTGCCGGAGGTCATAACACCGGTTGCCCAATCAGCTTCAATTACCTGATTGGCAGCGCCAAAATCAAAATGACGAATTCACCTCGCCGCGAAGCCGATCTGGCTTCGGAAAGCTGCGCTTCCGAATTCGGCAGTCCGCTTCCGGGTTGCGATCCTAACAATCCGATTGCCGAAATCCCTTTTGACGGCTCGCCGAATGGATTCAACAAACTGCCGCTGGTATTGGCGGCCAGCAATATCGCCAGCCGAGCCGACGGTAACGATACGATGCTGATACTGGCACGAATTGATGGAAACTGGGGAACGGGGCTGAAACCGCTCGGTAATATCTTCGGCATTCTATATGACGATGCCGAAACCGCGTACAGCTTCAGTTTCAACGTTGGCGCCTGCCTGTTCCGTTCGATCCTTTCCAACACTTTTCCGCGCACGGCTCCGCGGTTTGAGCAAGTAATTCCCGCCGGACGCAGCGGATGGATGAAACTCTGGTCAGCGGATGGAGCGGCAATTATGGGAGCGATCATCAATCGCAACGACAACACAAACAGTTTGCCCAACGCATTCGACGGAGGGCATAACCTGCACGTACTGAGATTGAATGAACGGGTTGTCGTTACCGTCCCAGTCTTTCCGCCATCCTGTTAA
- a CDS encoding protein kinase → METKKISGQEGGRKTQVVTPFGTAPIPAAPSLKQTGFDGMLLKDRYLIEGELGRGGIGVVYLARDTQLMNRRVVVKVLLEDSANALHNPWFKKKFEQEIEALVRLDHPGIVGVLDVGTMPDGKEFFVMQYVEGGPLRKLVNGQMEFAQVARIVRQIGQALSAAHDKGIVHRDLKPENIMVQQVGDDEELIKLIDFGIASVKDSQVATSAEKTKVAGALPYMAPEQLRGQPDASSDIWALGAMAYEMLTGRLPFYAETLVQLYELQKRGVQASPRSLRPEISHTVEGILLKSMAFDPAERYQRAKDLGEELARALAGEEKVPTGAQSSEHVSSAGITTPPPHATSESPGYGTVMTHSARTEVSQGVSTPPTVESKPKSKLPIFAVAAVIVLALALWGWKSWQKVPPPSPLPEASRQLDYSLLVRTAKSDTKEPIPLPGEIIFTPGDQLRMIISSQESGYFYIVNEGPKPKNGLPAYNFLFPDPAQVPDATTSLKAGKSLFIPSDRPDGWLTIDTEQGTETLWFVWSDKSIPELEAAKKWLTPQYGGEVQSATEIAAIQQFLNKHSANKPVATKDDTHTNLKGGKDGILVYPVKLQHT, encoded by the coding sequence ATGGAAACAAAGAAAATTTCCGGCCAAGAAGGAGGCCGTAAGACACAAGTTGTCACTCCATTTGGAACGGCTCCCATTCCCGCCGCGCCGTCATTAAAACAAACCGGATTTGATGGCATGTTGCTCAAAGATCGTTATTTGATCGAAGGCGAGCTTGGGCGAGGCGGCATCGGCGTGGTGTATTTGGCGCGCGACACACAGTTGATGAATCGGCGCGTGGTCGTCAAAGTCCTGCTGGAAGATTCCGCGAATGCCCTGCACAACCCCTGGTTCAAAAAGAAATTCGAGCAGGAAATCGAAGCCCTGGTGCGATTGGATCATCCTGGAATCGTGGGAGTGCTGGATGTTGGAACCATGCCTGACGGGAAAGAGTTTTTTGTCATGCAGTACGTCGAAGGCGGCCCGCTGCGAAAACTCGTCAACGGACAAATGGAGTTTGCGCAGGTGGCACGCATCGTTCGCCAAATTGGGCAGGCGTTGAGCGCCGCACACGACAAGGGAATTGTTCATCGCGACTTAAAGCCGGAAAACATCATGGTTCAGCAGGTCGGCGACGACGAAGAGTTAATCAAACTGATTGATTTCGGAATCGCGTCGGTCAAGGATTCGCAGGTCGCCACCAGCGCCGAAAAGACCAAAGTCGCTGGCGCATTGCCGTATATGGCGCCGGAACAGTTGCGCGGTCAACCCGACGCATCCAGCGATATTTGGGCGTTGGGTGCAATGGCATACGAAATGTTGACCGGGCGATTGCCGTTTTATGCCGAAACTTTGGTGCAGCTTTACGAACTGCAAAAACGCGGTGTGCAGGCGTCGCCGCGCTCGCTGCGCCCGGAAATCTCGCATACGGTCGAAGGCATTTTGCTCAAATCCATGGCTTTCGACCCTGCGGAGCGTTACCAACGCGCCAAGGATTTGGGTGAGGAACTGGCGCGCGCACTGGCCGGCGAGGAAAAAGTTCCAACCGGCGCTCAATCATCGGAGCACGTAAGCTCCGCGGGCATCACAACCCCACCGCCTCATGCAACTTCGGAAAGCCCAGGGTATGGGACCGTGATGACACATAGCGCCCGCACGGAAGTCAGTCAGGGGGTTTCCACTCCGCCAACGGTGGAATCCAAGCCGAAAAGTAAATTGCCAATCTTCGCCGTGGCCGCAGTGATCGTCCTGGCATTGGCGTTGTGGGGTTGGAAAAGCTGGCAAAAAGTTCCGCCACCTTCTCCGCTTCCTGAAGCATCCAGACAGCTTGATTATTCGCTGTTGGTTCGGACTGCCAAAAGCGATACCAAAGAGCCGATCCCATTGCCGGGCGAGATCATCTTCACTCCAGGCGATCAGCTTCGTATGATTATCAGCAGCCAGGAAAGCGGGTATTTTTATATCGTCAACGAGGGGCCAAAGCCGAAAAACGGTTTGCCTGCCTACAACTTTCTGTTTCCTGACCCGGCTCAGGTGCCAGACGCGACCACCTCGCTAAAAGCCGGCAAGTCCTTATTTATCCCCTCCGATCGCCCGGATGGATGGCTGACGATTGACACCGAACAAGGAACGGAAACGCTGTGGTTTGTCTGGTCGGATAAAAGCATCCCGGAACTGGAAGCGGCGAAAAAATGGTTGACGCCTCAATACGGCGGCGAAGTTCAAAGCGCGACGGAAATCGCGGCTATTCAACAATTCCTCAACAAACATTCCGCCAACAAACCGGTCGCTACCAAAGACGATACCCATACGAATCTGAAGGGCGGCAAGGACGGAATCCTGGTTTATCCTGTCAAGTTACAGCATACGTGA
- a CDS encoding TlpA family protein disulfide reductase, translated as MIFKHFSTAGSRIAPFLLISLLLVVTSCGRKAADPIGIWRGAIRNDSGETVAFTLAVKRNGDKLVGELVNGDERTTSTSGSFANGTLTLRYDFYDAGLVATIDGDHLQGTFERQWQKQRLKRELHAMRNAAAKPVSGNPSQEITGEWVLTVGEEPKLSYWRAAFHQQGGEVSGTIIPVSGDWGQMTGGFENGELRLNRFDGINCRVFRAKLTPEGKLEGIADFGLFDPVRKVVAERITESNKAIVANLPDPMNHTRMSNPAEPLRFSFPDLNGNLVSNTDELFKNKVVAVSITGSWCPNCHEEAPFLQEMFERYGSQGFQPVALAFEYSGDAARDLEQVKIFAKRLGLKYPVLLAGSTEEGQIQQKLPQLVGFGAYPTTIFIGRDGLVKHIHAGFEGRATGERFVKLKTDLEEIIRTLLAE; from the coding sequence ATGATCTTTAAGCATTTTTCGACTGCTGGCAGCCGCATCGCACCTTTTCTGTTGATCTCGCTGCTCTTGGTTGTGACTTCTTGTGGGCGGAAAGCTGCCGATCCAATCGGCATTTGGCGAGGCGCCATCAGAAACGATTCGGGAGAAACCGTCGCGTTCACCTTGGCGGTCAAGCGCAATGGCGACAAACTGGTCGGTGAACTTGTCAACGGCGACGAGCGAACAACTTCGACCAGCGGTTCTTTTGCAAATGGAACCTTGACGCTTCGCTATGATTTTTACGATGCCGGGCTTGTCGCCACAATTGATGGCGACCATTTGCAGGGAACCTTCGAGCGACAATGGCAAAAACAACGGCTCAAACGCGAACTGCATGCGATGCGCAATGCGGCAGCAAAACCTGTTTCTGGAAACCCCAGCCAGGAAATCACCGGCGAATGGGTACTGACTGTTGGCGAAGAGCCGAAGCTGAGTTATTGGCGAGCGGCTTTTCACCAGCAAGGGGGTGAGGTCAGCGGGACGATCATTCCTGTCAGCGGCGATTGGGGACAAATGACCGGCGGATTTGAAAACGGCGAATTGCGATTGAACCGGTTTGACGGCATCAACTGCCGCGTTTTCCGTGCCAAATTGACGCCGGAAGGAAAGCTGGAAGGAATCGCGGATTTTGGTTTGTTCGACCCGGTTCGCAAAGTCGTCGCCGAACGGATTACCGAAAGCAACAAGGCGATTGTCGCCAATTTGCCCGACCCGATGAATCACACGCGGATGAGCAATCCGGCGGAACCACTGCGATTCAGCTTTCCCGATTTGAACGGGAATCTGGTCTCCAACACCGACGAGCTTTTCAAAAATAAAGTCGTAGCTGTGTCCATCACCGGCAGTTGGTGTCCGAACTGTCACGAAGAAGCGCCGTTTTTGCAGGAAATGTTCGAGCGGTACGGCAGCCAGGGGTTTCAACCCGTCGCCCTGGCGTTTGAATATTCCGGCGACGCCGCGCGCGACCTGGAACAAGTCAAAATCTTTGCCAAACGCCTTGGCTTGAAATATCCGGTGTTGCTGGCGGGTTCGACAGAAGAAGGTCAGATTCAACAGAAATTGCCGCAACTGGTTGGCTTCGGCGCTTACCCGACGACGATTTTTATCGGACGTGACGGATTGGTGAAACACATCCATGCTGGATTTGAAGGGCGTGCGACCGGAGAACGATTTGTGAAGTTAAAGACTGATCTTGAGGAAATCATCAGAACACTTTTGGCAGAGTAA
- a CDS encoding Gfo/Idh/MocA family oxidoreductase, with translation MSKKINRRDFIKKTSVTSAGAGLILGTSRRTAAAFKVMDNANDRIRMGFIGVGARAQQVLSDVVRMPGFEVVGICDAYQGRLERAQERTKGQAKIYKNHQELLASPDIDAVYIGTPDHWHKDHAIAAVEAGKDVYIEKPLTYTVADGLEIIAAVKKTGRILQVGSQGISTPIQQKAREIVQSGRLGQITMVRSTTNRNSAGGAWIYPIPPDANEQTVNWEMFEGSAPKHAFSLERFFRWRCYQDYSGGMATDLFVHVMTTLHYILDAKAPEMVVAAGALYRWKDSRDVPDTLDAILQYPEGFTVNLSGTFNNESGGGRSIEILGTKGSLSLGRDLAFSPESDGDDNGWIVDAWPSRLQNAYYNDPKVIEREVPRKWKPRTIAGEEHWGAIGPNSNVLHMESFQNAVKDRKQPVEDVFAGHRAAAVAHMVNLAARQKKPVYWDHSRNNIKA, from the coding sequence ATGAGCAAGAAAATCAATCGTCGAGATTTCATCAAGAAAACTTCAGTGACAAGCGCCGGAGCCGGTTTGATTCTGGGAACCAGCCGTCGCACCGCAGCCGCGTTCAAGGTTATGGACAACGCGAACGACCGGATTCGTATGGGCTTCATCGGCGTTGGCGCTCGCGCGCAGCAAGTGTTGAGCGATGTTGTGCGTATGCCGGGATTTGAAGTCGTCGGAATCTGTGACGCATATCAAGGCCGTCTGGAACGCGCGCAGGAACGAACAAAGGGCCAGGCCAAAATTTACAAAAACCATCAGGAATTGCTGGCTTCGCCGGACATTGACGCAGTGTACATCGGCACGCCTGACCACTGGCACAAAGATCATGCGATTGCCGCAGTGGAAGCGGGCAAAGACGTGTATATCGAAAAGCCGCTGACCTACACGGTTGCCGACGGTTTGGAAATTATCGCTGCCGTCAAAAAGACCGGGCGCATTCTGCAAGTCGGCAGTCAGGGGATTAGCACGCCGATTCAGCAAAAAGCCAGGGAAATTGTTCAATCCGGCAGACTCGGCCAGATCACGATGGTTCGTTCGACGACCAACCGCAACTCCGCCGGAGGCGCGTGGATTTACCCAATTCCGCCAGACGCCAACGAGCAAACCGTCAACTGGGAAATGTTTGAGGGGAGTGCGCCGAAACATGCCTTCAGTCTGGAACGGTTTTTCCGCTGGCGATGTTACCAGGATTATTCCGGCGGAATGGCGACGGATTTGTTTGTCCACGTGATGACGACGCTGCATTACATTCTGGACGCCAAGGCCCCGGAAATGGTAGTTGCCGCCGGAGCGCTATATCGCTGGAAAGATTCGCGCGATGTGCCGGATACGCTCGATGCAATCTTGCAATACCCTGAAGGATTCACTGTCAATCTGAGCGGAACATTCAACAACGAATCGGGCGGCGGTCGCAGTATTGAGATTCTGGGAACCAAAGGCTCGCTTTCACTCGGACGCGACTTGGCTTTTTCACCGGAATCGGACGGAGACGATAACGGTTGGATCGTGGATGCATGGCCGAGCAGGCTACAAAACGCCTACTACAACGATCCGAAAGTCATCGAACGCGAAGTTCCGCGAAAATGGAAACCGCGAACGATTGCGGGCGAAGAGCATTGGGGAGCAATCGGGCCAAATTCCAATGTGTTGCACATGGAATCTTTCCAAAACGCGGTAAAAGACCGTAAACAACCTGTCGAAGATGTATTTGCAGGCCATCGCGCCGCCGCTGTCGCGCACATGGTTAACCTCGCTGCTCGGCAAAAGAAACCGGTTTACTGGGATCATTCGCGTAATAACATCAAGGCGTAG
- a CDS encoding four helix bundle protein, with protein sequence MSENIVLDKSFKFALRIVRLYKYLTEEKKEFVLSRNLLTSGTEIGAHIKEAQDAESKPIFYQEMGIALRKSSRTEYWLQLLRGGGFLDAKEFDSIDTDRLELKKLLVSITKSSKRL encoded by the coding sequence ATGAGTGAAAACATCGTTTTGGACAAATCCTTTAAGTTCGCACTGCGTATCGTGCGGCTTTACAAATATCTGACCGAGGAAAAGAAAGAATTCGTTCTCAGCAGAAACCTACTGACTTCAGGAACGGAGATTGGAGCACACATCAAAGAAGCGCAGGATGCCGAATCAAAACCCATCTTTTATCAGGAAATGGGCATTGCGTTGCGAAAATCTTCCAGAACCGAATACTGGTTGCAGTTGTTACGAGGCGGAGGCTTTCTTGATGCGAAAGAGTTTGATTCGATTGACACTGACCGCTTGGAATTGAAAAAGCTTCTCGTCTCAATTACCAAATCAAGCAAACGTCTGTAA
- a CDS encoding amidohydrolase, which yields MRRVVLSFLLGLFVLLLANPANTQQAVALDDLKRQVVSEVDKLQTFTQQMVDQIFSFSELGFHEYETSKYLTGVLEKSGFKIERGVAEMPTAWVATWGSGKPVIAFITDIDCIPRASQKPGVAYHDPIIEGAPGHGEGHNSGMAVNITAALVLKQLMEKNKISGTLKLLPGVAEELVGSKAFFVRAGLFRDVDIVLGSHVDNDFVVNWGQPERNSGLVSVQYTFHGKAAHAAGAPWSGRSALDAVELMDIGWNFRREHLRLQQRSHYVIPNGGDQPNVVPSEATVWYYFRELDYPKIKELYELGNKMANGATMMTDTTVTQRVVGSAWPNHFNKVVAEATAKNIEAVGLPQWSEADQTLAKALQKEIGAKVEGLKTKAKGLEGPKEQVMGGGSDDVGDISWNVPMIYLRYPANIPGLPGHSWENAIAMATPIAHKGSTAGAKVQAMTALDFLLQPELVKQAWDYFNNVQTKEIKYQPLINPTDKPAIDLNKDKMERFAPELKKFYFDPTRYKTYLEQLGIQYPTIRK from the coding sequence ATGAGAAGAGTCGTGCTGAGCTTTTTGCTTGGCTTGTTTGTGTTATTGCTTGCCAATCCGGCAAACACTCAACAAGCAGTCGCGCTTGATGATTTGAAGCGCCAAGTAGTTTCGGAAGTGGACAAGCTGCAAACGTTCACACAGCAAATGGTGGATCAGATTTTCAGCTTCAGCGAACTCGGGTTCCACGAATACGAAACCAGCAAGTATTTGACCGGCGTTTTGGAAAAGAGCGGCTTCAAGATTGAGCGCGGCGTCGCCGAAATGCCTACGGCCTGGGTAGCGACCTGGGGAAGTGGCAAACCTGTCATTGCGTTTATCACGGACATTGATTGCATTCCGCGCGCTTCGCAAAAACCGGGCGTGGCCTATCACGATCCGATTATTGAAGGCGCGCCCGGCCACGGCGAAGGCCACAATTCCGGAATGGCTGTGAACATTACGGCGGCGCTGGTGTTAAAGCAGTTGATGGAGAAAAACAAAATCTCCGGGACGCTGAAACTTCTGCCCGGAGTAGCCGAAGAGTTGGTCGGCTCCAAAGCCTTTTTCGTTCGCGCGGGGTTGTTCAGAGATGTGGACATCGTGCTCGGTTCGCATGTGGACAATGATTTCGTTGTCAACTGGGGACAGCCGGAGCGCAACAGTGGATTGGTTTCCGTGCAATACACCTTTCACGGCAAAGCGGCGCATGCGGCTGGCGCTCCGTGGTCAGGCCGTAGCGCGCTGGATGCAGTGGAGTTGATGGACATCGGCTGGAACTTCAGGCGCGAGCATTTGCGATTGCAGCAACGTTCGCATTACGTCATCCCGAACGGCGGCGACCAGCCGAATGTCGTGCCTTCTGAAGCGACGGTCTGGTACTACTTTCGCGAACTGGATTACCCCAAAATCAAGGAGCTTTATGAATTGGGCAACAAAATGGCGAATGGGGCCACGATGATGACGGATACAACGGTGACGCAGCGCGTTGTCGGATCCGCCTGGCCAAATCATTTCAACAAAGTCGTTGCCGAAGCGACTGCGAAAAACATCGAAGCCGTGGGGTTGCCGCAGTGGAGCGAAGCAGACCAAACGCTGGCCAAAGCCTTGCAAAAAGAAATCGGCGCAAAGGTTGAAGGATTGAAAACCAAAGCCAAAGGCTTGGAAGGGCCGAAAGAGCAGGTGATGGGCGGAGGTTCCGACGATGTCGGCGATATTTCGTGGAATGTGCCGATGATTTATCTGCGGTACCCGGCGAACATACCGGGCTTGCCCGGTCACAGTTGGGAAAACGCCATTGCCATGGCGACGCCGATTGCGCACAAAGGTTCGACTGCCGGAGCGAAGGTGCAGGCTATGACGGCGCTGGATTTTCTGTTGCAGCCGGAGTTGGTCAAACAGGCTTGGGATTATTTCAACAACGTGCAAACGAAAGAGATCAAGTATCAGCCGCTGATCAATCCTACGGACAAACCGGCGATTGATTTGAACAAAGACAAGATGGAACGGTTTGCACCGGAGTTGAAGAAGTTCTATTTCGATCCGACACGATACAAAACTTATCTGGAACAGCTTGGGATTCAATATCCAACTATCAGAAAGTAG
- a CDS encoding Gfo/Idh/MocA family oxidoreductase, with the protein MTKVRWGVLSTSKFAQNKIIPAVKHCQHAEITAIASRDLSKAQEEAARFGFAKAYGSYEELLADPEIDAIYNPMPNHLHVPWSIKALEAGKHVLCEKPIGLSSAEGQQLVDAAKQHPKLKVMEAFMYRLHPQWQRAKQMVDEGKIGQLRTIQSFFSYFNTDPTNIRNKADIGGGALMDIGCYNISLSRLIFGAEPKRVLGLAEFDPQFQTDRLSSSILDFGRGTSTFTCSTQLSPYQRAIIFGTEGHIEIEIPFNAPPDKLTRIWHQHNGKVEEITFDVCDQYTIQFDSFSLAVLNDTAVPTPLEDAVANMKVIEAVFESSKSGEWV; encoded by the coding sequence ATGACCAAAGTTCGTTGGGGAGTGCTCAGCACTTCCAAGTTCGCCCAAAACAAAATCATTCCGGCGGTCAAGCATTGTCAGCATGCCGAAATCACTGCCATCGCTTCGCGCGATTTGAGCAAGGCGCAGGAAGAAGCCGCGCGCTTCGGCTTTGCCAAAGCCTACGGATCGTATGAAGAGTTGCTGGCCGATCCGGAAATTGACGCTATTTACAACCCGATGCCGAACCATCTGCACGTGCCCTGGTCAATCAAGGCCCTGGAAGCCGGCAAACACGTTCTGTGCGAAAAACCAATTGGTTTGAGTTCCGCCGAAGGCCAGCAACTGGTTGACGCAGCCAAACAGCATCCAAAATTGAAAGTGATGGAAGCGTTTATGTACCGGCTGCACCCGCAATGGCAACGAGCCAAGCAGATGGTGGACGAAGGCAAAATTGGCCAGCTTCGTACGATTCAATCGTTCTTTTCTTACTTCAACACTGACCCGACGAACATCCGCAACAAAGCCGATATCGGCGGCGGAGCCTTGATGGACATCGGTTGTTACAACATTTCGCTGTCCCGGCTGATTTTTGGCGCAGAGCCGAAACGCGTGCTCGGCCTTGCTGAATTCGACCCGCAGTTTCAAACCGACCGGCTGAGTTCGAGCATCCTGGATTTTGGTCGTGGAACTTCGACGTTTACCTGTTCGACGCAGCTTTCGCCGTATCAGCGAGCAATTATTTTCGGAACGGAAGGCCACATCGAGATCGAAATTCCGTTTAACGCCCCGCCCGACAAACTAACCAGAATCTGGCATCAACATAACGGCAAAGTCGAAGAAATCACGTTCGACGTGTGCGACCAATACACAATTCAGTTCGATTCGTTTTCGCTGGCTGTGCTGAATGACACGGCAGTGCCAACTCCGCTGGAAGACGCGGTTGCAAATATGAAAGTAATCGAAGCGGTGTTTGAAAGCTCGAAATCCGGCGAATGGGTATAA